The Deinococcus hopiensis KR-140 sequence CTGAGGTGGTTCAGGGTGTGGCCCGGAGAGGCCACAGCGGTCAGGCCCGGCACGATCTCTGCGCCCGGCTGGAGAAAGGTAAAGCGGTCCCGGAGCGCGATCAGGTTGGCCTTGACGGCAGCGTTGGGCTCGGCCTGGGTGGTCCAGAACTGAAACTCGGCGCCACCGATTACGTGTCGCGCCCCCGGGAAGTTCGGTTGCCCGCCTGTCGTCAGGCCGCCGATGTGGTCGCCGTGCGCGTGGGTGATAAACACCGTGTCGATGCTCGCCGGATCGATCCCGGCGCGGCGCAGGTTGGCGAGCAGCTGCCCGGCCTCGCCGCCGCGCCCCGTGTCGATCAGGACCCGGTTGGCACCCGTCTCGATCACCACGGGGTTGAAGTGGTTGACCGTGTTTGTGGCCGGAACGTGATACTCGGCCAGCGTGGCGGCGAACTCGGCCTGTCGGTCCGGATTGGCCCCCCAGGTCGGCAGCACGGCGGCGAGCGGCGCGGTGCCGTCGCTCACGATGATCGCGCTCAGGTCGCCCACCTTCTGCCGGTAAAAGCCGTTGCCGTTCAGCGGGGCGGCGGGGGAAGCGGGAGCGGCGCTCTGCGCGCCCACCAGCGGCGCTGCGGCAGCGAGGAGTCCCGCACTTCCCAACAGGCGCAGGCTGTCGCGGCGGCTGAGGGCAGTGGGCGCAGGAACGGGGGCGGAACGGTCTTCACTCATGGGAAACCTCCTGGAAGTCACGCCTTGTCGGGCAGGCCTTTCAACGTTAAAGGGAATGGTGGACGCAGAACGCACGAAACCCTTCAGTGTTCGTTGGGCTTGCGTCCGCCACTGGCCCCTCCATAGAGACAAGAAAGGGTGAACCCAGGCTTTCCCATATGCGATTCACTCCACCAACCGGCAAAAGGGGGCCCGCTAGCCTTTTCGTATGCCGTCCTCGCCCGCCGGAACCTGCCAGGCCTGTCAGGCTCCGCCCACGCCGCTGCCCGATATCGCCATGGCCTTTCAGCCTCTTGTCAACGTGAGGACGCGCGAGATCTTCGCCTATGAGGCGCTGGTGCGGGGCGCGCAGGGCCAGGGCGCCGGGTGGGTGTTTGGCCAGATTGGGGAAGGAGGCCATTACCACTTCGATCAGCTGTGCCGGGTAACGGCTATCCGCGCGGCGGCGCGGCTGGGGCTGCACCTCACCGGGGACGCCCTGCTGTCCATCAACTTCCTGCCCAATGCCGTGTATGAGGCCGTCACCTGCCTGCGCGCCACGCTGCGAACCGCCCAGGAGGTGGACTTTCCCCCGAGCCGCCTGCTGTTCGAAGTCACCGAGCATGAGCACGTGACCGACGAGGCGCACGTGCAGCGGATCATCGAGACGTACCGCCGCTCCGGCTTCCAGACCGCCCTCGACGACTACGGGGCCGGGCACGCCACCGCCGGACTGCTGCTCGCCCTGCGCCCGGACGTGGTGAAGGTGGACATGAAGCTTGTGCGCGGCGTCCACACGGACCTCTGGCGTGAGGAGCTGATCCGGCACCTCGCGCTGTTCGCACAGCGGGTGGGCCTGCTCGTGGTGGCCGAGGGCGTGGAGACCGCCGAGGAGGCCCGCTGCCTGCTGACGCTGGGCGTGACCCACATGCAGGGCTACTTCTTCGCACGCCCCGGCCTGGAGTGTCTGCCCACCGTGCCGGACGAGGTGTACGCACAACTGGGGGTGTGAGGGCAGGACCTGCCCAGCCGGGCAAGCACACCCACGCTCAGGGTCAGCGGTGAGGGCTGGGGGTGACGGGCGCGGCTGCAGAACATGGTCTACCCGCGCCCGCACGGTTTCTGCGCACCATCGCGAAATTGACCTCTACCCCGTAACGCCGCCCGAATGTTCGCCGCTTGCGGGCGCTGGAAGGCGCCAGGCTCCAGCGCTCACGGGTGCGGAAGTCGTCAAACGCGGACGGGGAGGCGCTCCGGCTGGCAAAGGTCAGGGCCACCGCCAGCGGCAACGCGGCCTCGTCGGAGGCCAGCCTATCCAGCAGCGCGAGGTCATACAGGTTGCCCGCCAGCACCCCGGCCCAAACCCGGTCAGGCCGTGCAGCTTCCAGGCCCACAACGTCTCGGGCGGGCAAGCGAGCACGGGGCCGGCGCCGGGTACGTCCAGCCCTATGGCCGGCTGCGCCAGCGGATCCCCGTAGGCGAGGTCCACCTGAAACCGCGCCTCTTCCCCTCCCTCAGCCCGCCCTGAGAGGCGACGCGCAGCCCGGGAAAGGGCCCCCCGGCCCAGATCACCTCGGTGCCCAGCAGGGTAAGTTCGGTCTCGGCGTCGGGCTGCGTGGCCACCCCGAGGCGAGGCGGCCTGCACCGCAGGGAAGGCTCCAGGCACGAGGTCGTCCACATCGGCTGCGCTCCGTCCCTCCCCACCCAACTCCCGGCACAGCGTCCGGGTCACCACACTGCCGCGCAGCATCAGGGGCGCGCCGAACACGCGCGGGCCCGGCGCAGCCAACCCAGCAGGGCCAGACCTCGGGCGCAGGCCAGACGCTCACGTTTCCTCCCAGCCGGCGTCAAGCTCGCGGCGGTCACCGCAGACGCAGTATTCGAGGATACTGGCGAGGCGCGGCCAGACCGCCCGGGTCAGGCGCCGCCCCCGCCTCGGCGGTCTCGCGTCCCACGCCACCTGCCCGCAGAGTGACGGACCACTCCTGCGCCCCGTCCTCCCGCCGCCCGAAAGGATTGCCACGGCACAGGGCTTGCAGCGCCGTGAGGTCCCCCTCTGGCGTCACGCGGGGGTGGTGCTCGAAGAGGCGGCCCGGCGGCTCCTGGGCAGCGTCCTCACCGGAGCGGAGCACGCCCGCATTCCACGGCGCGGCCCCGGTCTTGATGCGCGTGGTGGAAAAGCCGCGTTCCCCGGGTTCCTTCCAGCGCCGCCTCAAGGGACCCCAGCACGCGCAGACAGGTCATGGGCGGGGTGGTGACGTGGATCTCGTGGGTATCACCTGCCCACAGGGGCACGGCTGGCCTGTGAGGGTAAAGCAGGTGAGGTCCATGCTCCCGAGCCTCTCTCAGCGTTCGCCGCGTTCCAGCACGCATCTGGCCTACGCCGCCTCGCCGGGCCGCCGCGGAATGCCCGCCCGATTGGGGCCAGCGTGGACACCTCGCGGCCCATGCGCAGGAAAACCTACGGGCGCACCCCGTACCTGCCGGGAACAGCCGGCCGGGTGTGGATTCAGGAAAAGCTGGCCGGCACGAACGTCGCCGTGGCCCGGCTGGACGGAGAACGCGCGCCGCAGGTGCGCCAGGGCTTTCGGGCCCGCGTTCGGCGCGCGCTTGTGGGCCCGGCACCATGCGGCGTGCGTTCTGGACGTGCTGCGTTCTGGCGAGCGGCTGGTGGGCGAGTGGCTCGCTGTACACCCTACGCGCTACGCCCTGCCCCACGAAGCCTTTGTGGCCCTGGACCTGGTGGCAGGCCCCAGCGCCGCCCCTTCCTCCCGTTGCGGGCGCGGGTGGAGGGCGTGTTCGCGATGCCGGAGCTGTACAGCCAGGAAGCGCGGGACCCAGCTGAACTTCGGCGCAACCTCGTGGCGGCCAAGCACCCGGGCCATCACGGCGCGTTTCTCCGGCCCGAGGGTTTTGTTTACCGCGCCGAGCTGCCCGGTGAAGCTGGATTTCTCGCCAGTGGGTCCGTCCCGAATCGCGTGCCCGTCAGCGATTCGGGGCGGACGGGGCCGTGCAGCTCCACCGCTCCGGAAGGCGCGGGGCTCTTTCCCCAAACGGGCCACACGTCCCGGTCATCCGGATCTGGACTTCTCACCACAGACGCCCCCGGGGACGACGTGCCTTTACCTTCCTTACATCCTTGACGCGCAGCCGACAACGGGACAATTACACTCAGCTCACGCTGAAGCGGACCTGCTGGGTGCCGGGGTGCGGAAGCGACGGCCAGAGGCCCCCTGCGACGAGGGGGCGTTTTCCTGCGTCCCCCACGCCGAACCGGCCCAGCTCGGCCGGGTTCTCCGCAGCTCCCGCTTCTGCACGTACATCGGCGCGTCGACCCGCTGCAGCGAGGTGCGGGCGGCGTCGCTGGGCCACGGTCACGCCCACATTGGGCGCCTGCGGCAGCAGAGCCGCAGGCCGCCGGTTCGGACGAACAAGCTCAACAGGTCCTGCCCCTCTTGCCGCAGGGCGAGGGATTGGGCGCGGGCAACCAGCACAAGTTCGCTGCGCATGAAAATTCCGGATCATCCGGTACGGCCCCTCTGCTGCCCTGCTTGGCAAGTCCACATCGCAAAGGTACGCCTACCTCCTCTCCGTCACCGTTTTTGCCTACGCCCCCGGGTAGACCAGAGGCTTTTGAACGGGTGAACCGGAGTTCTCAACATTCTGCGGAAGCCGCCAGCGCTCTGCCACCGACCCGGAAAGCTGTGCTTCACCCAGCTCCTGAAGTGGGCCCCGCAGGAACCGGGAGCCGCCTGGCCCGGAAGAAGGCATCGCCGACCGGACGTTCTGGAACCAGCGGCGGACATCGAGCGGGAAATGAGGATACGGCGCGCCGCGCCTCCAGGCCTTCAGTTGGGCAGCCGGGCGAGCTCGGCCGCGAGGAGTTCACGCCGCGCCGCCACCACCCCTTCAAGGCGCAACGTCGACTCGATCAGGTACCCGGCCAACGCCTCGTCGCATGAACCGGGCTCCTATTGCCGAGTGTGGTGAACGTCTCACCTCCGGTTCGCCACCCGGCGATGTTCAGCGGCAACTTGCCGCTTCAGTTCCCGGTGACGGCGATTGCCCCGCCGCTTCTTGCGCTCAGCCTTCTTCAAGTGCTGGGGCAGCCTCTCCAAACTCCCCCGCTGAGGTGATGGGGAAATTGCGGTTGGCGCCGAGGTCAGTCCCAATCACGTTCCCCGTTGTCGGTAGAGGCTGCGCCTCTACCGCGTGGGTGAACACCACTTGATCCGCCCGGGCGAACGTGGAACGAAACGGGCCGGGGCGCCCCTTCGCAGTCAACCTGTAAACTGGCGGGGTTGCCTGCCGCCCCTTTGAAGTGCGGCGTGCGGGAGTAAAGGAGAAATACACCATGGGACTTTCTATCGGCATCGTGGGCCTGCCCAACGTCGGAAAAAGCACGCTGTTCAACGCCATCACCCGCGCCGGGGCGCTCGCCGCCAACTACCCCTTCGCCACCATCGAGCCCAACGTGGGCCGCGTGACCGTGCCCGACGAGCGCTTATCCGCCCTGAGCAAGGTCTTTACCAAGGGCGAGCGCGTGCCGCCCATCATCCCCACCTTCGTGGAATTCGTGGACATCGCCGGGCTGGTCAAGGGGGCCAGCCAGGGCGAGGGCCTGGGCAACCAGTTTCTGGCGAACATCCGTGAGGTGGACGCCATCGCCCACGTGGTCCGATGCTTTGAGGACGGCAACGTGATCCACGTCGCGGGCCGGGTGGACCCCCTCGACGACATCGAGACGATCAACACCGAGCTGATTCTCGCGGATCTCTCGGGCCTCGAAAAGCGGCTTGCCAACCTCCAGAAAAAGGCCAAGGGCAACGACAAGGACGCCAAGGAGCAGGCCGCGCTCGCGGAACAGATTCTGGCCGTGCTGGGTGAGGGCAAGCCTGCCCGCGCCGGAAGCTACGACGCGCCCATTCCCAAGGAGTTCGGCCTGATTACCACCAAGCCCGTGATCTACGTGGCAAATGTGGGCGAGGGGGACCTGCAGGAAGACAACGGGTACGTGACCCGGGTGCGCGAGTACGCGGCGGCCGAGGGCGCGCAGGTGGTCAAGATCAGCGCCCAGATCGAGGGCGAACTCGCCGAGATGCCCGAGGACGAGGCGCGCGAATTCCTGGCAGACCTGGGGGTGGCCGAAAGCGGCCTGGACCAGCTCGTGAAGGTGGGCTACGAGACGCTGGGACTGATCACCTTCATCACCTCGGGCGAGAAGGAAGTGCGCGCCTGGACCATTCGCCGCGGCGAGAAGGCCCCCGAGGCCGCCGGGGAAATCCACTCGGACCTGGAACGCGGCTTTATCCGCGCCGAGGTGATCGAGTGGGACAAGATGGTGGAGGCGGGCGGCTGGGCCGGAGCCAAGGCCAAGGGCTGGGTGCGCACCGAGGGCAAGGAGTACGTCATGAAAGACGGCGACATCATGAACGTGCTGCACAACATGTGAGCAAAGAGCGGAGGACGCAGAGTCCGTGGAGGCTTTTGCCCTCTACGCCCAGCCGCGTCTTTTATACTCGGGGCATGATTAAATTCTGGCTTCTCTCGGCGGCCCTGCTCGGCTCGGCTGCGGGCGCGGCTCCGCTTACCGTGACCATCTTGCACACCGATGACCTGCACGGGCACCTCGATCCGGTGAAGGTGGGGCAGGGCACCTACGGAGGCTACGCCCGGCAGACGGCGCTGGTGCGCAAGTACACGGCGCAGGACACCAACCCGCTGGTGCTCTCGGGCGGTGACACCTTTCAGGGCACGCTGTTCTACAACGTCTATCAGGGCCTGGCCGACGTGCTGTTTATGAACTACCAGGGCTACCAGGCGATGGCCGTGGGCAACCACGAGTTCGACAATGGTCCCGAGGCCCTGGCCCGCTTCGCCCAAAAGGCGCAGTTTCCGCTGCTGGCCGCCAACCTCGACCTCACCCAGGAGCCGCTGTTGCGGGACCTGATCAAACCCTACGCGGTGCTAAACGTGGGCGGACAGAAGGTGGGGCTGGTGGGCGCGGTGACGCCGGACCTGCCGCTGATCAGCAGCCCCGGCGACAAGGTCAAGATGCTGGAACTGATGCAGAGCCTCAACAACAGCGTGAAGGCGCTGCAGGAGCAGGGCATCGACAAGATCATCCTGCTGTCGCACCTGGGCTATACGCTGGAGCAGGAGGTCGCCAAGACGGTGCCCGGCATCGACGTGATCGTGGGGGGCCACTCACACACCCTGCTGGGGGCCTTCGACAACAAGGACTTTCCGCCCAGCGAGGGGCCCTACCCCACGGTCGTCCAGAACCCGGACGGCAACCGCAGCCTGCTGGTGGCCGCGTGGGAATGGGGCAAGGTACTGGGGCGCATTCAGGTCAAGTTCAACGACGCGGGGGCCGTCGAGAGCTATGAGGGTAACCCCATTCCGGTGTCGGCGGACCTGCCCGAGGACCCCACCGCCAAGCGCATGATCGAGACGCTGAGCGTGCCGATCGCCAACCTGCGCGCCCAGGTGATCGGCAACACCACCGCTGGCCTGAACGGCAGCCGCGAGATCGTGCGCAAGCGCGAGAGCGCCATGGCGAACGTGCTCGCCGACGCGGCGCTGGAATCGGCCCGCAGCGCCGGGGCGACCATCGCCTTTGTGAACGGCGGCGGCGTACGCTCCTCCATCGACGCGGGGCCGATCACCTTCGAGGAAGCCATCACCGTACAGCCCTTCGGCAACACCCTGACGGTACTGGACCTGACGGGGGCCGAGATCAAGCGGGCGCTGGAACACGGCGTTGCCACCTGGAGCGAGAGCAAGGGACAGTTCCTGCACGTCTCCAGGGGCGTGAGCTACACCTTCGATCTCTCGAAGCCCGCTGGAAGCCGCGTGACCGCCGTAACCCTGGACGGCCAGCCCCTGGACGACGCAAAGACTTACACCGTCGCCATGAACACCTTTACGGCTGGAGGTGGGGACGGCTTCGATGTGTTCAAGAGCGCCGGGGGCCGCCGCATCGACACGGGGACGCTGGACGTGGACATTCTGGTGAACTACTTCAAGGCCCACCCCACGGTGGACGCGCAGCCCGAAGGCCGCATCGTAATAGTGAACGAGCCCAAATAACGGCTGCGTCCCGCCTTCCAGACCCTCTCCGCGTGCAGGAGGGGGTCTTTTCACGCCAGATGCTCTACAGTGCCCTCCCCATGTCCGACGCCGCTCCCCTTCCGCAGACCGCGCCCAGTCCCGCCACGCCGCCCCACCGGGACGGCGTCACGCTGGTCATCACCGAGTACGTGCGCCCGTCGCGGGTGGCCAAGTACGAGGACTGGGCGCGGGAGCTGCACAGCACGCTGGCGCGGCACCCAGGGTTTGTGGGCGTTCACGTGCTGCGTGGGCAGAGCGGCAACGTAACGGAATACGTGACGCTGGTGCGCTTCGCCTCCCGCGCAGCGCTCGCCGCCTGGCGGGTGTCGCCCGAGTACGCAGCAGCGCTCCAGCAGCTGCCCGAGTTCACGGCTGCCGAGGTGGATTACCGCGAATCGGAGGGACTGGAGGCGTGGTTTGACCGTCCCACCCGCTCGGTGGCCCCGCCGCTGTGGAAGAACGTGGTGGTGGGCGTGGTGGGCGTCTATCCGCTGATCCTGATCTTCAACCTGCTGTTTGCGCCCTTCACGAAGGGCTGGCCGTGGTGGCTCGCCATCCTGAGCACCACCATCCCCGCCACCCTTTTCCTGAACTGGCCGGTGCTGCCGCTGCTCTCACGCCTGCTGCGGCGCTGGCTCTATCCGGCACGGGGCTGAGCGGCGGCAGCACTCCGGCGCTCGGCCCGCTCCACCGCGCGGAGCATGGCCTCCACCGGAGCCTCGGTGACCCGGCCGTGTCCCGCCGCGAGGCGGGTGGGGCGCAGATCACTCAGACGGCGGGCACTCGCCAGCGCCGTGGGCGCGTGCCAGGTGGCCAGGGCGGGAAAGGGAAAGGTCCAGCGCCGCTCGCTGCTGACGGCTGTGCCCATTACTGTCTGAAAAGCGTCGCCCGCGATCAGGGTGCCGTCCCGCGTATCCAGAAAGGCGAGGTGACCTGGGGTGTGGCCCGGGGTGGCAACGGCACGCAGGCTGCCGATCTGTTCACCGTCTGCGAGGGGGATGACGGGGACCGCACTCTGGCGCAGATCACCGCGTAGGGGCGTCTGCGGCTCGCCGGGGTCCAGCGTGTGGTCGCCGCGCAACAGGCGGGCGTCGCGCGGGGAGATGAAGACGGGCACCTCCGGCAGCGCCGCGTGCAGCGCGTCAAGTCCACCGATATGGTCCCCATGCGCGTGGGTGAGCACGATCCGGCGAATGGACTGCCCCAGCGTCCGGGCCGCCCCAAGGAGGGCTGGGCCACCGCCGGGCATCCCGGTGTCGATGAGCGTCAGGCCGTTCGCCTCAGAGACCAGGTAAGCATTGATCAGGCCGAGATGGGTCAGCTGGACGAGATGGGAGCCGTGCCGGGTAAGACGCATAGGAAATCCTCCTCCAAGACGAACACCATTCGTCTTCGTTGCGAACACTGTAGGCCTTGGTCTTGTCCGCGTCAAGACGTACAGTGTTAGGCATGGTCTATCCTTCCAAGCTGAGTCCGGAAGCGATCCTCCAGGCCGCCGAGCGTCTGCTGCGTGGGGGTGGCGAGGAAGGGCTGAGTATGCGGGCCCTGGCGGAGGCCCTGGGGGTGCGGGCCAGCAGCCTGTACCGGCACTATCCGGACCGCGCAGCGCTGCTGCTGGCCCTGGAGGACGGGGCAGTCCTGGCCCTGCACCGGGAAATGGCGGCGGCGGCCGAGGGACTCTTCCCCGGGGAAGCCGTTCTGGCGGCGGGGCACGCCTACCTGAACTACGCCCGCGCGCAGCCCCACCTGTACGGCCTGCTCCTCGCCCACCGGCCTCCCGCCGTCGCCGGGCCCGGCGCAGGTAAAGCCTTGTGGAACCACGTGCTGCACCTCGTCGGCGCGGTTACCGGCCATCCCGACGACACGGCGGCGGCCGTTGCCTTCTGGGCCTACCTTCACGGCTTCGCCCTGCTGGAGCGTAGCGGGCAGTTCGGCCTGAGTGGACCCCGGGGCGGCTTCGAGCGGGGCCTGGAGGCGCTGGTGCGGGGGCTGGCAACCGAACAGAAGGGGGGCGGCTGACCCGCGGGTCAGCCGCCCCCCTCTCCTGCCCTGCCGGCTCTAGTCGGCGGGCAGAGGCACCAGATCGGAGGTCTGGTGGGCGGCAGGCAGGTGGCGGCGCACCTCGCGCATGGCGCTGTGGATAACGCCCAAGGCGAGGCTCATGGTGAGCATGGAGGAAAAGCCGTAGCTGACGAGCGGCAGCGGCACACCCGTGACCGGGAAGATGCCCGCCGCCACCGCGAGGTTCACGAAGGCCTGCCCCACCACCATGAACATCGCGCCCGTCGCCAGGATGGTCGCGCCGTGAATTTCGGGCGTCATGGGCCGCACCCGGGTGGCGTACTGCGAGACCTGCAGGGCCGTGGAAACGATCAGCCAGTAGGCGAACAGCAGCATCGCCACGCCCAGCAGCCCCGTGGAATAGCCCACCGACGCCACCACCATGTCGGTGTGGGCGGCGAAGTAGTTCCAGCGTGGGCCGTCGGGGCCCATCCCCCACCAGCCGCCGAACTTCAGGTCGCGGTGCGCCATGCCGATCTGGTCCAGGCCGACTTCCAGGGTGCTGTCGCGGTTCTGGTGCCCGAAGATGCGTTCGGAGATGTAAGTGTGCTTCTTGAGATAATTGTCGACGAAGGGAATGGCGACCAGCACCAGCCCCAGCAGAAAGCCAGTGATGTTGGCGATACGCACCCCGGCGGCGTACATCAGGATGATGCCCAGGCCGAAGGTCAGCACGGTGGTCCCCAGGTCCGGCTCGAACAGCACGAGCACCGTCGTGGCGAGGATCATGCCGGTGGCGCTGATGAGCTTGTTCTGCACCCCCCGGCGTGAGAAGAACGAGGCCAGCATCAGCACCAGCCCGAGTTTGGCCAACTCGGACGGCTGAAACTGGAAGGGGCCTGAGCCCAGCCACCGCTTGGTGCCCGGACTTGTAACCGTGCCGTGACCGACAAACAGGGTCAGCAGCAGCAGCAGCAGGGTAAGGATCCAGTAGGCAGGCGCGATTCGCAAGAAGGCGCGGGGCCGCAACCGGGCCGCCAGAAAGGTGACGAGCAGCGCGAGCAGGCCTTTGAGGCTGTGGTCCACGATGTGCCCAGGTGAGGCCGTCGCCACGCCGATCAACCCCAGCGTCAGCAGCATCACCTGCGCGAGCACGAGTTGAACGCTCATTCGCCCACCTCCCCGGTCCCCGGGGCCGCGAGTGCCCGCGCGGCGCGGGCAAAGCTCTCGCCCCTCGCCTTGTAGTCGCGGAACAGATCAAAGCTCGTGCCGATGGGGGCCAGCAGCACCGTTCCCACGCCGCCGGGTCCGTCCAGCGCTGCCAGTCCGGCCTGCGCTGCCGCGAGCATCACGGCGTCTCCGTCCTCGCCGGTGGCGGTCTCGAAAGGCAGACCCAGTTCCCGGGCCAGTGCCTCACCGTCTTCCCCGAAGGCGATCACGCGCGTGACCCGGCCCTGCGCCGCGTTGCGCAGCGGAGCGAGGTCCGCTCCCTTGTCGCGCCCGCCCACCAGCCAGGCAATCGGCGGCGCGGCGCGGGTGAGGGCCGCCTCCACCGCGAGGGTCCGGGTGGCGATAGAGTCCTCGATAAAGCGCACCTGTCCCACCCGTGCCACCGTCTCGAACCGTCCGGCGACGGGCCGGGCCGAGCGCAGCGCCGCGGCCAGCGTCCCCACGTCCACGCCCCGGCCCATCCGGATCAGCAGCGCCTCGGTGGCGAGGACGGCGGCGGCGGCGTTGGCGGGGTGCAACCCCTCGGGGAGCTCGCTCGCGGGCAGCACCTCCGTTCCGTTTGCCAGGGCGACGCGGTCCGGCACGAAAGGACGAACCTCGGCCCGCGTTTCCGGCGTCAGTCCCGCGGGCACCACGAGCGTGTCCCCCGCCTCCTGCCCCGCCGTGATGTTCAGCTTGGCCTGGTGGTACGCCTCCACGGTGCCGTGGCGGTCCAGATGGTCCACACCCAGGTTGGTGATGACGGCCACGGGCAGCCGCAGCCCCGGCACCCGCTCCAGTTGAAAGCTGGAGAGCTCCACGACCGCCACCTCGGCTTCGTCCACCACGTCCAGCAGGGGCGGATCAATGTTGCCTCCCTCCAGTGCGTTCAGGGCGAAGGCCCGCAGCAGGTGGGCGATCAGC is a genomic window containing:
- a CDS encoding MBL fold metallo-hydrolase, with translation MSEDRSAPVPAPTALSRRDSLRLLGSAGLLAAAAPLVGAQSAAPASPAAPLNGNGFYRQKVGDLSAIIVSDGTAPLAAVLPTWGANPDRQAEFAATLAEYHVPATNTVNHFNPVVIETGANRVLIDTGRGGEAGQLLANLRRAGIDPASIDTVFITHAHGDHIGGLTTGGQPNFPGARHVIGGAEFQFWTTQAEPNAAVKANLIALRDRFTFLQPGAEIVPGLTAVASPGHTLNHLSVLAQRGNEGLMVFGDAAGHFLLSLRHRGAYIGFDADGPLAARTRQRLFERVVSEGLWVTGYHFPFHATGHVRRAVGGAYEYEPAVWNWS
- a CDS encoding EAL domain-containing protein; the protein is MPSSPAGTCQACQAPPTPLPDIAMAFQPLVNVRTREIFAYEALVRGAQGQGAGWVFGQIGEGGHYHFDQLCRVTAIRAAARLGLHLTGDALLSINFLPNAVYEAVTCLRATLRTAQEVDFPPSRLLFEVTEHEHVTDEAHVQRIIETYRRSGFQTALDDYGAGHATAGLLLALRPDVVKVDMKLVRGVHTDLWREELIRHLALFAQRVGLLVVAEGVETAEEARCLLTLGVTHMQGYFFARPGLECLPTVPDEVYAQLGV
- the ychF gene encoding redox-regulated ATPase YchF, with the translated sequence MGLSIGIVGLPNVGKSTLFNAITRAGALAANYPFATIEPNVGRVTVPDERLSALSKVFTKGERVPPIIPTFVEFVDIAGLVKGASQGEGLGNQFLANIREVDAIAHVVRCFEDGNVIHVAGRVDPLDDIETINTELILADLSGLEKRLANLQKKAKGNDKDAKEQAALAEQILAVLGEGKPARAGSYDAPIPKEFGLITTKPVIYVANVGEGDLQEDNGYVTRVREYAAAEGAQVVKISAQIEGELAEMPEDEAREFLADLGVAESGLDQLVKVGYETLGLITFITSGEKEVRAWTIRRGEKAPEAAGEIHSDLERGFIRAEVIEWDKMVEAGGWAGAKAKGWVRTEGKEYVMKDGDIMNVLHNM
- a CDS encoding bifunctional metallophosphatase/5'-nucleotidase, which produces MIKFWLLSAALLGSAAGAAPLTVTILHTDDLHGHLDPVKVGQGTYGGYARQTALVRKYTAQDTNPLVLSGGDTFQGTLFYNVYQGLADVLFMNYQGYQAMAVGNHEFDNGPEALARFAQKAQFPLLAANLDLTQEPLLRDLIKPYAVLNVGGQKVGLVGAVTPDLPLISSPGDKVKMLELMQSLNNSVKALQEQGIDKIILLSHLGYTLEQEVAKTVPGIDVIVGGHSHTLLGAFDNKDFPPSEGPYPTVVQNPDGNRSLLVAAWEWGKVLGRIQVKFNDAGAVESYEGNPIPVSADLPEDPTAKRMIETLSVPIANLRAQVIGNTTAGLNGSREIVRKRESAMANVLADAALESARSAGATIAFVNGGGVRSSIDAGPITFEEAITVQPFGNTLTVLDLTGAEIKRALEHGVATWSESKGQFLHVSRGVSYTFDLSKPAGSRVTAVTLDGQPLDDAKTYTVAMNTFTAGGGDGFDVFKSAGGRRIDTGTLDVDILVNYFKAHPTVDAQPEGRIVIVNEPK
- a CDS encoding antibiotic biosynthesis monooxygenase — translated: MSDAAPLPQTAPSPATPPHRDGVTLVITEYVRPSRVAKYEDWARELHSTLARHPGFVGVHVLRGQSGNVTEYVTLVRFASRAALAAWRVSPEYAAALQQLPEFTAAEVDYRESEGLEAWFDRPTRSVAPPLWKNVVVGVVGVYPLILIFNLLFAPFTKGWPWWLAILSTTIPATLFLNWPVLPLLSRLLRRWLYPARG
- a CDS encoding MBL fold metallo-hydrolase, which gives rise to MRLTRHGSHLVQLTHLGLINAYLVSEANGLTLIDTGMPGGGPALLGAARTLGQSIRRIVLTHAHGDHIGGLDALHAALPEVPVFISPRDARLLRGDHTLDPGEPQTPLRGDLRQSAVPVIPLADGEQIGSLRAVATPGHTPGHLAFLDTRDGTLIAGDAFQTVMGTAVSSERRWTFPFPALATWHAPTALASARRLSDLRPTRLAAGHGRVTEAPVEAMLRAVERAERRSAAAAQPRAG
- a CDS encoding TetR/AcrR family transcriptional regulator; its protein translation is MVYPSKLSPEAILQAAERLLRGGGEEGLSMRALAEALGVRASSLYRHYPDRAALLLALEDGAVLALHREMAAAAEGLFPGEAVLAAGHAYLNYARAQPHLYGLLLAHRPPAVAGPGAGKALWNHVLHLVGAVTGHPDDTAAAVAFWAYLHGFALLERSGQFGLSGPRGGFERGLEALVRGLATEQKGGG
- a CDS encoding FtsW/RodA/SpoVE family cell cycle protein; this translates as MSVQLVLAQVMLLTLGLIGVATASPGHIVDHSLKGLLALLVTFLAARLRPRAFLRIAPAYWILTLLLLLLTLFVGHGTVTSPGTKRWLGSGPFQFQPSELAKLGLVLMLASFFSRRGVQNKLISATGMILATTVLVLFEPDLGTTVLTFGLGIILMYAAGVRIANITGFLLGLVLVAIPFVDNYLKKHTYISERIFGHQNRDSTLEVGLDQIGMAHRDLKFGGWWGMGPDGPRWNYFAAHTDMVVASVGYSTGLLGVAMLLFAYWLIVSTALQVSQYATRVRPMTPEIHGATILATGAMFMVVGQAFVNLAVAAGIFPVTGVPLPLVSYGFSSMLTMSLALGVIHSAMREVRRHLPAAHQTSDLVPLPAD
- the murD gene encoding UDP-N-acetylmuramoyl-L-alanine--D-glutamate ligase is translated as MTRGAGVGKRVLIYGLGRSGRGVARFLAREGVRAEWHDARPSAEDTALMEDLGFARGDARSGYDTVVAAPGVPIDHPDLRTLGAAGAEIIGEVALAARTRRELPLVGVTGTAGKGGTTVLIAHLLRAFALNALEGGNIDPPLLDVVDEAEVAVVELSSFQLERVPGLRLPVAVITNLGVDHLDRHGTVEAYHQAKLNITAGQEAGDTLVVPAGLTPETRAEVRPFVPDRVALANGTEVLPASELPEGLHPANAAAAVLATEALLIRMGRGVDVGTLAAALRSARPVAGRFETVARVGQVRFIEDSIATRTLAVEAALTRAAPPIAWLVGGRDKGADLAPLRNAAQGRVTRVIAFGEDGEALARELGLPFETATGEDGDAVMLAAAQAGLAALDGPGGVGTVLLAPIGTSFDLFRDYKARGESFARAARALAAPGTGEVGE